The following are encoded together in the Pseudoalteromonas shioyasakiensis genome:
- the acs gene encoding acetate--CoA ligase, whose translation MSESIYPVPAHIKNAALVDNDKYNTLYKQSIDDPEGFWREHGKRLDWSTPYNKVKNTSFDKGHISIRWYEDGQLNASYNCIDRHLATKAYKTALIWEGDNPEHNENISYQQLHDEVAKLANGLKKLGVSKGDRVAIYMPMTPQAIYAMQACARIGAIHSVVFGGFSPSAIADRINDSGAKVVITSDEGRRAGNCVPLKANVDEAVSQDSVTTVEHVIVHQLTGGEVEWNSHDVWWHELVADLPAECEPEPMNAEDPLFILYTSGSTGQPKGVVHTTGGYLVYASMTHEYVFDLKEDDIFWCSADVGWITGHSYIAYGPLVNGCTQVVFEGVPTYPTAGRMGEVIDKHNVTILYTAPTAIRALMAKGDEPTATSTRKSLRVMGSVGEPINPEAWAWYYEHIGNENCPIVDTWWQTETGGIMITPLPGATDMKPGSATRPFFGIAPALFDAEGNTLEGAVDGNLVILDSWPSQARTVYGDHERFEQTYFSAYPGVYFTGDGCRRDEDGYYWITGRVDDVLNVSGHRLGTAEIESALVAHEAVAEAAVVGYPHDIKGQGIYVYITPNEGIVVSDELTKEVRNWVRKELSPIASPDMIQWSPGLPKTRSGKIMRRILRKIAANEHQQLGDTSTLADPSVVDELIENRLNR comes from the coding sequence ATGTCAGAAAGTATCTATCCAGTACCAGCGCATATCAAGAATGCAGCACTAGTTGATAACGATAAATATAATACACTGTACAAGCAATCTATTGATGACCCTGAAGGATTTTGGCGAGAGCACGGTAAACGCCTTGATTGGTCAACTCCTTATAACAAAGTAAAGAACACCTCATTCGACAAAGGCCACATCAGCATTCGCTGGTATGAAGACGGCCAACTTAACGCATCTTACAACTGTATTGATCGCCACCTTGCCACTAAAGCCTATAAAACAGCTCTTATTTGGGAAGGCGATAACCCTGAACACAACGAAAATATTAGCTACCAACAGCTTCACGACGAAGTAGCTAAGCTAGCCAACGGCCTTAAAAAATTAGGTGTATCAAAAGGTGACCGTGTTGCTATTTATATGCCAATGACACCGCAGGCTATTTACGCTATGCAAGCGTGTGCGCGTATTGGTGCTATTCACTCTGTCGTATTTGGTGGTTTCTCTCCATCAGCGATTGCTGACCGAATTAATGACTCAGGCGCTAAAGTGGTAATTACTTCAGACGAAGGTCGCCGTGCTGGCAACTGCGTACCACTTAAAGCAAATGTTGATGAAGCGGTATCACAAGACTCAGTAACCACCGTTGAGCACGTTATTGTTCATCAGCTAACGGGTGGTGAAGTTGAATGGAATAGTCATGATGTTTGGTGGCATGAGCTTGTCGCTGACTTACCAGCCGAGTGCGAACCAGAGCCAATGAATGCAGAAGATCCGCTTTTCATTCTCTACACTTCAGGCTCAACGGGTCAACCAAAAGGGGTGGTTCATACTACCGGTGGTTACCTTGTTTATGCATCGATGACACATGAATATGTATTTGACCTTAAAGAAGATGATATTTTCTGGTGTAGTGCCGATGTGGGCTGGATCACAGGTCACAGCTACATTGCTTATGGCCCATTAGTGAATGGCTGCACGCAAGTCGTATTTGAAGGTGTACCAACTTACCCAACAGCGGGCCGTATGGGTGAAGTAATTGATAAGCACAACGTGACTATTCTTTACACAGCACCAACTGCTATTCGTGCTCTAATGGCGAAAGGCGATGAGCCAACAGCGACTTCAACTCGTAAAAGTCTTCGTGTTATGGGTTCTGTAGGTGAGCCAATTAACCCAGAAGCGTGGGCATGGTATTACGAACATATTGGTAACGAAAACTGCCCAATCGTAGATACTTGGTGGCAAACAGAGACTGGCGGCATCATGATCACACCATTACCAGGTGCGACAGATATGAAGCCAGGCTCAGCAACGCGTCCATTCTTTGGTATTGCACCAGCACTATTTGATGCTGAAGGTAATACACTAGAAGGCGCGGTTGACGGTAACCTTGTTATTTTAGATAGCTGGCCATCACAAGCACGTACAGTTTATGGCGACCATGAACGCTTTGAACAAACTTATTTCTCAGCATACCCTGGCGTGTACTTCACAGGTGATGGTTGTCGTCGTGATGAAGATGGCTACTACTGGATCACAGGCCGTGTAGATGACGTACTTAACGTATCAGGTCACCGCCTAGGTACTGCAGAAATCGAAAGTGCATTGGTTGCTCACGAAGCGGTAGCAGAAGCTGCAGTAGTAGGTTACCCGCATGATATTAAAGGTCAGGGCATCTATGTTTACATCACTCCAAATGAGGGGATTGTAGTCAGCGATGAACTAACAAAAGAGGTACGTAACTGGGTTCGTAAAGAATTAAGCCCAATTGCATCACCAGATATGATCCAATGGTCTCCGGGTCTACCGAAAACACGTTCTGGTAAGATCATGCGTCGAATTTTACGTAAAATTGCGGCAAATGAGCACCAACAGCTTGGAGATACTTCTACACTGGCCGATCCGAGCGTTGTTGATGAGCTAATCGAAAACCGATTAAATCGTTAA
- a CDS encoding response regulator transcription factor translates to MSQFLIADDHPLFREALKGALSAKFADLEVFESENFDTTLQVLSEQEDLDILLLDLHMPGNGDLYGLIRIREDYPSLPIAVVSGSEDINVVSKVMGYGAMGFIPKSSSSDDIALAINHILEGDVWLPLELKDKVAAVDGEDKEIAAQVASLTPQQYKVLQYLHEGLLNKQIAYELHISEATVKAHITAIFRKLGVYNRTQAVLIASKLQLEPIESA, encoded by the coding sequence ATGAGTCAGTTTTTAATAGCGGACGATCATCCGTTATTTCGTGAAGCGCTGAAAGGGGCATTGAGTGCTAAGTTCGCTGATTTAGAAGTGTTTGAATCGGAAAACTTTGATACCACTTTGCAGGTGCTAAGCGAGCAAGAAGATCTTGATATCTTACTACTAGACCTTCACATGCCAGGCAATGGCGATTTATACGGCCTTATTCGCATTCGCGAAGACTATCCAAGCTTACCAATAGCTGTTGTTTCTGGCAGCGAAGACATCAACGTAGTTTCTAAAGTAATGGGTTATGGTGCGATGGGATTTATTCCTAAATCATCTTCATCAGATGATATTGCGCTGGCAATTAACCACATTCTTGAAGGCGATGTTTGGCTTCCACTTGAACTTAAAGATAAAGTGGCTGCCGTAGATGGCGAAGACAAAGAAATTGCAGCGCAAGTGGCTTCACTGACGCCGCAACAATACAAGGTGTTGCAATACTTACACGAAGGCTTGTTAAACAAACAGATTGCTTACGAGTTACATATTTCTGAAGCAACCGTTAAAGCACACATTACAGCAATTTTTAGAAAGCTAGGTGTGTATAACCGTACTCAAGCGGTATTAATTGCCTCTAAGTTACAATTAGAGCCTATTGAGTCGGCATAA
- the purU gene encoding formyltetrahydrofolate deformylase — protein MNTILTTQCDDDVGLIAKITGLCHQHNLNITRNNEFVDKDAKRFFMRTELSGVISEDFLPSLAELLPDGAELALHSSEKTKVVLLATKEAHCLGGVLLKQFEKALNIEVLAVIANYADLAPLAAGFGVPFHVVSHEGLSRAEHDQQVGDLIASYQPDIIGLAKYMRILSPEFVARFEGKIINIHHSFLPAFIGAKPYHQAFERGVKIIGATAHFVNNELDEGPIILQDVTHVSHADTAEMMAKMGKDVEKTVFCKALQLASEHKLFINGNRTVVFA, from the coding sequence ATGAACACGATTTTAACCACACAATGCGATGATGATGTTGGTCTAATTGCCAAGATCACCGGCCTTTGTCATCAGCATAATTTAAACATTACACGTAATAACGAATTTGTAGATAAAGACGCTAAACGCTTTTTTATGCGTACAGAATTAAGCGGCGTTATTTCAGAGGACTTTTTACCAAGCCTTGCTGAGCTACTTCCTGATGGCGCAGAGCTTGCCCTGCACAGCAGCGAAAAAACGAAAGTGGTATTGCTTGCCACTAAAGAAGCGCACTGTTTAGGTGGTGTATTACTAAAGCAATTCGAAAAAGCCTTAAACATCGAAGTACTGGCTGTGATTGCCAACTACGCCGACTTAGCACCGCTGGCGGCAGGCTTTGGTGTACCATTTCATGTGGTATCGCACGAAGGTTTAAGCCGTGCGGAGCATGATCAGCAAGTCGGTGATTTAATTGCCAGCTACCAGCCTGATATTATCGGCCTTGCTAAATATATGCGTATTTTAAGCCCTGAATTTGTGGCGCGCTTTGAAGGTAAGATTATTAATATTCACCATTCATTTTTGCCTGCCTTTATTGGTGCAAAGCCTTACCATCAGGCGTTTGAACGCGGTGTAAAAATTATTGGTGCGACCGCCCATTTTGTTAATAATGAGCTCGATGAAGGGCCGATTATTTTACAAGATGTGACGCATGTCAGTCATGCGGATACCGCAGAGATGATGGCAAAAATGGGTAAAGATGTAGAGAAAACTGTGTTCTGTAAAGCGCTGCAACTCGCATCTGAACATAAACTGTTTATCAATGGTAATCGAACCGTGGTGTTCGCTTAA
- a CDS encoding DUF2339 domain-containing protein has translation MDGGIALLVLLALVVVGGSLAGIFAFFQLSSLKREVAALRVKLNEAYTHNPQTNTANQFDNSNADLTDTAKFEPEPVIISKPIEATNKKPEQTKPKPATLNPLVSQLVTQIKANWLTWVGAVALAFGGIFLARYSLEAGLLSETMRLTLGAIFGLSLIVAAEVLHRKGIIFDGFSNYIPAALASGGFISCFALTLLAYSHYGLLQALPAFSILTLVSVAASWMALRFGPVLAVIGIIGAYSVPVWVNTGSNDFIALLTYVAFVSVSASLVAHYVKRHWLWYLLWAGHLGWYYLVAMSAAKNLHWFINLYALFSIVLLIAIPRLGLSIKQIEHRPHRFKTLLKQLPDNPLLLAVVVPLYLLLISHNDLLTWQLSMLSLVALLLFLVLKNSAWDHWLILAVVSVMCLLIGQYNAVDYSEQLFVFRQNYGAGLFFIALFAGYGFLFGRKYPKRLGFALLASLSGFVIISCLYVITPDHALMTAYPVWCFVLLALSAWLFKLSVNSTNPMRVFSYWLGGNANISLALTMLLEGSSLTLALAAQVLLISFYVNKQSLSIPTWPLKGLVGALLVRLSFAPWSAEYSDALLLGVHWSLVVYPVCACLFYLAARHWQQQSVRVWLEGATLHCIALFITTETSYQLVGRYPDFESLSVYEHILLTCNWGILGCVYLLRSRFTAQLAKLYQVAGFALLTLSGLLILKSFTAVNPFFEPINIGSWPIINWLLLLWLVPACIAIWASQLTQSQHYLQKLFTVLAGVMSVLYINAEIRHNWQGEFINIALPTSDAELYSYSLVWLVIGALVVVVGQLRTITVLQKLGLGLLALVVLKVFLIDMANLTGLLRAISFIGLGLSLVALSWLFQKFKAKPAALP, from the coding sequence ATGGATGGCGGTATTGCGTTACTAGTATTACTAGCACTAGTTGTTGTAGGTGGCTCACTTGCGGGTATTTTTGCCTTTTTTCAACTCTCCAGTTTAAAGCGAGAAGTAGCTGCTCTTCGAGTCAAACTTAACGAGGCATATACCCATAATCCACAAACAAATACTGCAAACCAGTTTGATAATTCAAACGCCGATCTGACTGACACAGCAAAATTTGAACCAGAGCCTGTAATCATTAGTAAGCCGATTGAGGCTACTAATAAAAAGCCAGAGCAAACAAAACCCAAGCCTGCGACTTTAAATCCGCTAGTAAGCCAACTCGTTACACAAATCAAAGCCAATTGGTTAACTTGGGTAGGAGCGGTTGCACTTGCCTTTGGCGGTATCTTTTTAGCCCGCTATTCACTGGAGGCAGGCTTATTATCCGAAACCATGCGACTCACGCTTGGCGCTATTTTTGGTCTGAGCTTAATTGTTGCGGCTGAGGTTTTACATCGTAAAGGTATTATCTTTGATGGGTTTAGCAACTATATTCCCGCGGCGCTGGCAAGTGGCGGCTTTATTAGTTGTTTTGCATTGACCTTGCTGGCCTACAGCCATTATGGCTTACTGCAAGCTTTACCTGCATTTAGCATTTTAACCTTAGTTTCTGTAGCGGCTAGCTGGATGGCACTGCGTTTTGGTCCAGTGCTTGCGGTCATTGGTATTATTGGCGCCTACAGCGTGCCGGTTTGGGTCAACACCGGGAGTAATGACTTTATAGCACTGCTAACCTATGTTGCGTTTGTCAGTGTATCGGCTTCCCTAGTCGCGCATTACGTAAAACGGCATTGGCTGTGGTATCTGTTATGGGCAGGTCATTTAGGCTGGTATTACTTAGTTGCAATGAGTGCAGCTAAAAACCTGCATTGGTTTATTAATCTTTATGCTCTATTTAGCATCGTATTGTTAATTGCGATTCCGCGTCTCGGACTGAGTATTAAGCAAATTGAACACCGCCCACATCGCTTTAAAACGCTACTGAAACAACTGCCCGACAACCCTCTGTTGTTAGCTGTTGTTGTGCCACTTTACCTTTTACTCATCAGTCATAATGATCTGCTTACTTGGCAGCTTAGTATGTTGTCGTTAGTGGCTTTACTGTTGTTTTTGGTATTAAAAAACAGTGCATGGGATCACTGGCTGATACTAGCTGTCGTGAGTGTAATGTGTTTGCTCATAGGGCAATATAATGCTGTTGATTACTCTGAGCAGCTTTTTGTATTTCGGCAAAATTACGGAGCAGGGCTGTTTTTTATTGCTTTGTTTGCGGGTTATGGGTTTTTGTTTGGTCGTAAATACCCCAAACGCTTAGGTTTTGCTTTACTCGCTTCACTTTCAGGCTTTGTGATTATTAGTTGCTTATATGTGATCACTCCCGATCATGCCTTAATGACGGCGTATCCGGTTTGGTGCTTTGTATTATTGGCTCTGTCTGCTTGGTTATTTAAGTTATCAGTCAATAGCACAAATCCAATGCGGGTATTTAGTTACTGGCTTGGTGGCAATGCCAATATTAGCTTAGCGTTAACCATGCTCCTTGAAGGCAGTAGCTTAACCTTAGCGCTTGCTGCGCAAGTGCTGTTGATCAGTTTTTATGTCAATAAACAGTCACTCAGCATTCCTACTTGGCCGCTTAAAGGCTTAGTTGGCGCTTTACTTGTTAGGTTAAGCTTTGCACCTTGGTCTGCTGAGTACAGTGATGCGTTGCTGCTCGGTGTGCACTGGAGTTTGGTTGTGTACCCAGTATGCGCTTGCTTATTTTACTTGGCAGCGAGGCACTGGCAGCAGCAATCTGTTCGGGTGTGGCTAGAAGGTGCAACGCTTCATTGCATTGCTTTATTTATTACCACAGAGACGAGCTATCAGTTGGTGGGGCGCTACCCTGATTTTGAGAGCTTGTCTGTGTATGAGCATATTTTATTAACCTGTAACTGGGGTATATTAGGTTGTGTTTATTTGCTGCGTTCACGCTTTACTGCGCAATTGGCAAAACTCTATCAAGTAGCAGGTTTTGCGTTATTAACACTGAGTGGCTTACTAATACTGAAAAGCTTTACTGCTGTAAATCCGTTTTTTGAGCCGATAAATATAGGCAGTTGGCCGATTATTAACTGGTTACTATTACTTTGGTTAGTCCCCGCCTGTATTGCAATTTGGGCAAGCCAACTGACTCAATCTCAGCACTATTTACAAAAGCTGTTTACAGTACTTGCAGGTGTGATGAGTGTTTTATATATCAATGCGGAAATTCGCCATAACTGGCAAGGCGAGTTTATAAATATTGCGTTGCCGACCTCAGATGCCGAGCTTTACAGTTATTCTTTAGTTTGGCTTGTTATCGGTGCCTTGGTGGTTGTGGTGGGGCAGTTAAGAACCATTACGGTATTACAAAAGCTCGGCCTTGGCTTATTGGCGCTGGTGGTGTTAAAAGTGTTCTTGATTGATATGGCAAATTTAACTGGGTTGCTGCGGGCTATTTCGTTTATCGGCTTAGGCTTATCGTTAGTTGCGCTTAGTTGGTTGTTCCAAAAATTTAAGGCAAAGCCCGCAGCTTTGCCTTAA